Proteins from a genomic interval of Amycolatopsis sp. cg13:
- a CDS encoding SdrD B-like domain-containing protein: MRRARKVAIGRTAGAAAGTAMLVGALAVVTPGSAPAEGAPDCGGIAANPSVEDAGSPGGPPRGYLFSPAAPVPRSTPADRVPKLVTSTAHAVDGHVNAQIQTPDGRVSSAVQQVKAVPGGQYSLSVWAGTAQSGLGSRASATTGLRFADSAGRVLVEKPLAVTHDVASDGKLAQQEVPPVTAPDETAAVSFFASTNHNWVLWDCVHVALAAFAVKMEVRNPADGTWGPSAAIPAGDAAHFRISVSNTGSQPLTGLLVKDPWCAGLPGAFDLAASASRELTCDHPNLTEDDNGHVNTAKVTATAPGGPLGEQKATATVTVTPQPAVGKIGDRAWKDLNRNGMQDDDEPGFPDLPVTLKDGAGGTVATARTNADGSYLFDQRKDGTYQVCFDVSKLPDGLTVTQRGAGAPGLDSAVDPATGCTSPFTLGGKDRERMDLDIGLAPPVPTAPPSPTASAAPAR; this comes from the coding sequence GTGAGGCGGGCAAGGAAAGTCGCGATCGGACGTACGGCGGGCGCGGCGGCGGGCACTGCGATGCTGGTCGGCGCGCTCGCCGTCGTCACTCCCGGGTCGGCTCCCGCCGAGGGGGCTCCGGATTGCGGCGGCATCGCGGCCAACCCCAGCGTGGAGGACGCCGGTTCGCCCGGCGGGCCGCCGCGGGGATACCTGTTCAGCCCCGCCGCACCGGTTCCGCGCAGCACCCCGGCGGATCGCGTACCGAAGCTGGTCACCAGCACCGCGCACGCGGTCGACGGGCACGTCAACGCCCAGATCCAGACGCCGGACGGCCGGGTCAGCTCGGCCGTCCAGCAGGTGAAAGCCGTGCCCGGCGGGCAATACTCGCTGTCGGTGTGGGCGGGTACGGCACAGTCCGGGCTCGGTTCGCGCGCCAGCGCCACCACCGGGCTGCGTTTCGCCGACAGCGCCGGCCGCGTGCTGGTGGAGAAACCGCTCGCGGTGACGCACGACGTCGCGTCCGACGGCAAGCTCGCGCAGCAGGAGGTGCCGCCGGTCACCGCGCCGGACGAGACCGCGGCGGTCTCGTTTTTCGCCAGCACCAACCACAACTGGGTGCTGTGGGACTGCGTGCACGTGGCTCTCGCCGCGTTCGCGGTGAAGATGGAGGTGCGGAATCCGGCGGACGGAACGTGGGGCCCGTCGGCTGCCATCCCGGCCGGCGATGCCGCGCACTTCCGCATCTCCGTCTCCAACACCGGTTCCCAGCCGCTTACCGGATTGCTCGTGAAGGACCCGTGGTGCGCCGGTCTTCCCGGTGCGTTCGATCTCGCTGCCAGCGCGTCTCGCGAGCTCACCTGCGATCACCCGAACCTCACCGAGGACGACAACGGGCACGTCAACACCGCGAAGGTCACCGCCACCGCTCCGGGCGGGCCGCTCGGCGAGCAGAAGGCGACCGCGACGGTCACCGTCACGCCGCAGCCGGCGGTCGGCAAGATCGGCGACCGCGCGTGGAAAGACCTGAACCGCAACGGCATGCAGGACGACGACGAACCCGGCTTCCCGGACCTGCCGGTGACGCTCAAGGACGGCGCGGGCGGCACAGTCGCCACCGCGCGCACGAACGCCGACGGCAGCTATCTGTTCGACCAGCGCAAGGACGGCACCTATCAGGTGTGCTTCGACGTCTCGAAGCTGCCGGACGGCCTCACCGTTACCCAGCGCGGCGCGGGCGCACCCGGTCTCGACTCGGCCGTCGACCCGGCGACCGGCTGCACCTCGCCGTTCACCCTCGGCGGCAAGGACCGCGAACGGATGGACCTGGACATCGGCCTGGCTCCGCCCGTGCCGACCGCCCCGCCGTCGCCCACCGCCTCCGCCGCGCCCGCCCGCTAG
- a CDS encoding MFS transporter, translating into MSAEHHSSLLDAVKGQPKQVWITAFAAVIAFMGIGLVDPILLSIAKGLNASPSQVTLLFTSYLGVQVIAMLFTGAMSARFGAKRTVLVGLTLIVAATALCAAAGSIEQLVGLRAVWGLGNAFFIATALSVIVGAATGGQSGAILLYEAALGVGLAVGPLLGALLGTISWRGPFLGTAVLMIAALVLCSIFLQSDSAEKRQPIKLLDPIRALKHPGLLRTSIASALYTAAFFAVLAWSPFVLGWNAIAVGLIFCGWGLCVAIAGVVLAPKMAARFGERHAAALAVTGYTVLMLVLAIPSKPVVVVGIIVSGLVSGLLNTLFTGTAMSISDAPRPVASAGYNFCRWFGGAVAATLVGHIAEWMGWEQGPFLVAAVLCVIAAVLLSQREKKADPHTVPKEAALVGDEEF; encoded by the coding sequence ATGAGCGCTGAGCACCACTCGAGCCTGCTGGACGCGGTCAAAGGCCAGCCCAAACAGGTGTGGATCACCGCGTTCGCCGCGGTCATCGCGTTCATGGGCATCGGCCTCGTCGACCCGATCCTGCTGTCCATCGCCAAGGGCCTGAACGCTTCGCCGTCCCAGGTCACGCTGCTGTTCACGTCGTATCTCGGCGTGCAGGTGATCGCGATGCTCTTCACCGGCGCGATGTCCGCGCGGTTCGGGGCCAAGCGGACCGTGCTGGTCGGGCTGACGCTGATCGTCGCCGCGACCGCGCTGTGCGCCGCGGCCGGTTCGATCGAACAGCTCGTCGGCCTGCGCGCGGTGTGGGGGCTCGGCAACGCCTTCTTCATCGCCACGGCGCTGTCAGTGATTGTCGGCGCGGCGACCGGTGGCCAATCCGGCGCGATCCTGCTTTACGAGGCCGCGCTGGGGGTTGGGCTCGCCGTCGGTCCGCTGCTCGGCGCACTGCTGGGCACGATCTCGTGGCGCGGTCCGTTCCTGGGCACCGCGGTGCTGATGATCGCCGCGCTGGTGCTGTGCTCGATCTTCCTGCAGAGCGACTCGGCCGAGAAACGCCAGCCGATCAAGCTGCTCGACCCGATCCGCGCGCTCAAGCACCCCGGTCTGCTGCGGACGTCGATCGCCTCGGCGCTCTACACGGCCGCGTTCTTCGCGGTGCTCGCCTGGTCCCCGTTCGTGCTCGGCTGGAACGCCATCGCCGTCGGCCTGATCTTCTGCGGCTGGGGCCTGTGCGTCGCGATCGCCGGCGTGGTGCTCGCGCCGAAGATGGCGGCCCGCTTCGGCGAACGGCACGCGGCCGCGCTGGCGGTGACCGGCTACACCGTGCTGATGCTGGTGCTGGCCATCCCGAGCAAGCCGGTGGTGGTCGTCGGGATCATCGTGTCCGGTCTGGTTTCCGGGCTGCTGAACACGCTGTTCACCGGTACCGCGATGTCGATCAGCGACGCGCCGCGGCCGGTCGCGAGCGCCGGGTACAACTTCTGCCGCTGGTTCGGCGGCGCGGTCGCGGCCACGCTCGTCGGCCACATCGCCGAGTGGATGGGCTGGGAGCAGGGTCCGTTCCTGGTCGCCGCCGTGCTCTGCGTGATCGCCGCCGTCCTGCTGTCGCAGCGGGAGAAGAAGGCCGACCCGCACACCGTGCCGAAGGAGGCCGCGCTCGTCGGCGACGAGGAGTTCTGA
- a CDS encoding PadR family transcriptional regulator, with amino-acid sequence MLELAILGLLHEAPMHGYVLRKRLHETLGMFRTFSYGSLYPTLRRLLRAGYLVEEFDEADDRAWSRRGRRVYKLTAEGKERFAELLGDAGPQTWDDEGFGVHLAFFSRTPADVRMRILEGRRRRVEERREGLRDALARAEEKIDRYTRELHRLGLESSEREVRWLNELIAHEQAEQRGPEQPGPS; translated from the coding sequence GTGCTCGAACTCGCGATCCTCGGATTGCTGCACGAGGCGCCCATGCACGGGTACGTGCTGCGCAAACGTTTGCACGAGACGCTCGGGATGTTCCGGACGTTCTCGTACGGCTCGCTGTATCCGACCTTGCGCCGGCTGCTGCGGGCCGGTTATCTCGTCGAGGAGTTCGACGAGGCGGACGACCGGGCCTGGTCCCGGCGCGGCCGCCGCGTCTACAAGCTCACCGCCGAGGGCAAGGAACGCTTCGCCGAACTGCTCGGCGACGCGGGACCGCAGACGTGGGACGACGAGGGATTCGGCGTCCACCTGGCGTTCTTCTCGCGGACACCGGCCGACGTCAGGATGCGAATCCTGGAAGGACGGCGCCGCCGCGTCGAGGAGCGGCGCGAGGGATTGCGGGACGCGCTGGCCAGGGCCGAGGAGAAGATCGACCGCTACACCCGCGAGCTGCACCGGCTGGGGCTGGAGTCGAGCGAGCGGGAGGTGCGCTGGCTCAACGAGCTGATCGCGCACGAACAAGCCGAGCAGCGCGGCCCGGAGCAGCCGGGACCGAGTTGA
- a CDS encoding DUF5318 domain-containing protein: MRNQRQVVDYALQRRALLAGVRSGRVGDHEVCDASPYLLRAAKFHGRPEDRACPMCRRTPLHLVSWVYGDELKHVSGSARTPAELTRMSGVFGEFTVYDVEVCRTCHWNHLVLSYVLGTGEPQPTRPRRTAGQ; this comes from the coding sequence GTGCGAAACCAGCGGCAGGTTGTGGATTACGCCTTGCAGCGCCGTGCGCTGCTGGCCGGCGTCCGCTCCGGACGCGTCGGAGACCACGAGGTCTGCGACGCGAGCCCGTACCTGCTCCGCGCGGCGAAATTCCACGGCAGACCCGAGGACCGGGCCTGTCCGATGTGCCGCCGGACGCCGCTGCACCTCGTTTCATGGGTGTACGGCGACGAGCTCAAGCACGTTTCGGGATCGGCACGCACCCCCGCGGAACTGACCCGGATGTCCGGGGTTTTCGGGGAGTTCACCGTCTATGACGTAGAGGTGTGCCGGACGTGCCATTGGAACCATCTGGTCCTGTCCTATGTCCTCGGCACGGGAGAACCCCAGCCGACCCGGCCGCGAAGGACTGCCGGGCAGTGA
- a CDS encoding SAM-dependent methyltransferase, whose translation MAVPQGDWDIVSSIGRTALGVTAGRAIATASPDPLVSDPYAAEFVRAAHPPQPLPTEPVDDALWTGIADYVQLRARFFDDLITGSDAPQVVLLAAGLDARAFRLDLSGRDVYEVDQPRVLAFKQDVLDRLGAAPRCRRCPVGADLRENWPAALETAGFDPARPSVWIAEGLLPYLPARAEELLFDLVHARCAAGSRIGAEHIPLGDLAELSGTFQTSEAGEQMGLAVKDVFSTEPRRDPAEWLAGQGWDVRVERVADLAVRFGKRMPDVLAGQMAKTVLVSAGL comes from the coding sequence ATGGCTGTGCCGCAAGGGGACTGGGACATCGTCAGCAGCATCGGGCGCACCGCGCTCGGGGTGACCGCGGGCCGGGCGATCGCGACCGCGTCGCCGGATCCGCTGGTCAGCGACCCGTACGCGGCGGAGTTCGTCCGCGCCGCGCATCCGCCGCAACCGCTGCCGACCGAACCGGTGGACGACGCGCTCTGGACGGGGATCGCCGACTACGTCCAGCTGCGCGCCCGATTCTTCGACGACCTGATCACCGGATCCGACGCGCCGCAGGTCGTGCTCCTCGCCGCCGGACTCGACGCGCGCGCCTTCCGGCTCGACCTGTCCGGCCGCGACGTCTACGAAGTCGACCAGCCGCGCGTGCTCGCGTTCAAACAGGACGTGCTCGATCGGCTCGGCGCGGCTCCGCGCTGCCGGCGGTGCCCGGTCGGCGCGGACCTGCGCGAAAACTGGCCCGCCGCACTGGAAACCGCCGGGTTCGACCCGGCCCGGCCGTCCGTGTGGATCGCCGAAGGACTGCTGCCGTATCTGCCCGCGCGGGCCGAGGAACTGCTCTTCGACCTCGTGCACGCCCGGTGCGCGGCGGGCAGCCGGATCGGGGCCGAGCACATCCCGCTCGGCGACCTCGCCGAACTGTCCGGCACCTTCCAGACGTCCGAGGCGGGCGAGCAGATGGGCTTGGCCGTGAAGGACGTCTTCTCCACCGAGCCGCGCAGGGACCCGGCCGAGTGGCTCGCGGGCCAGGGCTGGGACGTGCGGGTGGAACGCGTCGCCGACCTCGCCGTCCGATTCGGGAAACGGATGCCCGACGTCCTCGCCGGCCAGATGGCGAAAACGGTGCTGGTCTCCGCCGGCCTTTAA
- a CDS encoding MarR family winged helix-turn-helix transcriptional regulator — translation MTSPRGDLARRLRPVVFRLYYLVRRESAQLLTLTQGSVLSELVGRGPSRMSRLSRLERVRMPSMTDVVRRLERLGMVTRRPDPEDGRAVLVEATPEGERFYAEMIAGREAELRARLDRLDPAERAAIDAALPALTKLIADFHRDDPAAEIAVTSEGGTDPR, via the coding sequence GTGACTTCCCCGAGAGGCGATCTGGCGCGGCGGCTGCGGCCGGTGGTGTTCCGGCTGTACTACCTGGTGCGCCGCGAATCCGCGCAGCTGCTGACCCTGACCCAGGGGTCGGTGCTGTCGGAGCTGGTCGGCCGGGGGCCGAGCCGGATGAGCAGGCTGTCGCGCCTCGAGCGCGTGCGGATGCCGTCGATGACCGACGTCGTCCGCAGGCTCGAACGGCTCGGCATGGTGACGCGGCGTCCCGATCCGGAGGACGGGCGCGCCGTGCTCGTGGAAGCCACCCCGGAAGGCGAGCGGTTCTACGCCGAGATGATCGCGGGCCGGGAGGCGGAGCTGCGGGCGCGGCTCGATCGTCTCGACCCGGCCGAGCGCGCCGCCATCGACGCCGCGCTTCCCGCGCTCACCAAGCTGATCGCCGACTTCCACCGTGACGACCCCGCCGCGGAGATCGCCGTAACGTCTGAAGGAGGAACTGATCCGCGATGA
- a CDS encoding HAD family hydrolase, producing MDAVIFDLDGVLVDSETTWDEVRRSVVAEHGGTWRPEATRAQQGMSTPEWARYLVETLGARLTPDEIARIVIDEMAARYADRPPVIDGADQVVREISRHWPVAIASSSPPVLIHSFLTACDLTSLVPVAVSSEEVAAGKPEPDVYLRAAMLLNVEASRCAAVEDSTNGLLAAFAADMTVFAVPNPHFPPDPAALRDATVLPNLAALPAALSE from the coding sequence GTGGATGCGGTGATCTTCGACCTCGACGGCGTACTGGTGGACTCTGAGACGACGTGGGACGAGGTGCGCCGCTCCGTAGTAGCCGAGCACGGCGGGACCTGGCGGCCGGAGGCGACGCGCGCGCAACAGGGGATGAGCACGCCGGAATGGGCGCGCTACCTGGTGGAAACCCTCGGCGCGCGGCTCACCCCGGACGAGATCGCGCGCATCGTGATCGACGAGATGGCCGCCCGCTACGCCGACCGCCCGCCGGTGATCGACGGCGCCGACCAGGTCGTCCGCGAGATCTCCCGGCACTGGCCGGTCGCGATCGCCAGCTCGTCGCCGCCGGTGCTGATCCACTCGTTCCTGACGGCGTGCGATTTGACGTCGCTGGTCCCGGTGGCGGTGTCGAGCGAGGAAGTGGCCGCGGGCAAGCCGGAACCGGACGTCTACCTGCGCGCGGCGATGCTCCTGAACGTCGAAGCTTCCCGGTGCGCGGCGGTGGAGGACTCGACAAACGGCCTGCTCGCGGCGTTCGCGGCGGACATGACGGTGTTCGCGGTGCCGAACCCGCACTTCCCGCCGGATCCGGCGGCGCTGCGGGACGCCACGGTGCTGCCGAATCTGGCCGCGCTGCCCGCCGCGCTCAGCGAGTAA
- a CDS encoding inositol-3-phosphate synthase, which produces MGENRRVRVAIVGVGNCASSLVQGVQYYRDADPGTRVPGLMHVQFGDYHVRDIEFVAAFDVDAKKVGRDLSEAISASENNTIKIADVPPLGVTVQRGHTFDGLGRFYRETIEESDEAPVDVVAALRDAQVDVLVSYLPVGSEEADKFYAQAAIDANVAFVNALPVFIASDPEWAKKFEDAGVPIVGDDIKSQVGATITHRVLAKLFEDRGVQLDRTMQLNVGGNMDFLNMKELERLESKKISKTQSVTSQVDRELGKGNVHIGPSDYVQWLDDRKWAYVRLEGRAFGDVPLNLEYKLEVWDSPNSAGIIIDAVRAAKIAKDRGIGGPILSASSYFMKSPPEQYDDSTARDSVDAFIRGELER; this is translated from the coding sequence ATGGGCGAGAACCGCCGCGTTCGGGTGGCCATCGTGGGCGTCGGCAACTGCGCCTCGTCGCTGGTCCAGGGTGTGCAGTACTACCGCGACGCGGATCCCGGTACGCGCGTCCCCGGTTTGATGCACGTCCAGTTCGGCGACTACCACGTGCGCGACATCGAGTTCGTCGCCGCGTTCGACGTCGACGCGAAGAAGGTCGGCCGGGACCTCTCGGAGGCGATCTCCGCCAGCGAGAACAACACGATCAAGATCGCCGACGTGCCGCCGCTCGGCGTCACCGTCCAGCGCGGGCACACCTTCGACGGCCTCGGCCGTTTCTACCGCGAGACGATCGAGGAGTCCGACGAGGCTCCGGTCGACGTGGTCGCGGCGCTGCGCGACGCGCAGGTCGACGTGCTCGTCTCCTACCTTCCGGTCGGGTCCGAAGAGGCCGACAAGTTCTACGCCCAAGCCGCGATCGACGCGAATGTCGCGTTCGTCAACGCGCTGCCGGTGTTCATCGCTTCCGACCCGGAGTGGGCGAAGAAGTTCGAGGACGCGGGCGTCCCGATCGTCGGCGACGACATCAAGTCCCAGGTCGGCGCCACCATCACGCACCGCGTGCTGGCGAAGCTGTTCGAGGACCGCGGCGTGCAGCTCGACCGCACGATGCAGCTCAACGTGGGCGGGAACATGGACTTCCTGAACATGAAGGAGCTGGAGCGGCTCGAGTCGAAGAAGATCTCGAAGACCCAGTCGGTCACCTCGCAGGTCGACCGCGAGCTCGGCAAGGGCAACGTCCACATCGGACCGTCGGACTACGTGCAGTGGCTCGACGACCGCAAGTGGGCCTACGTCCGCCTCGAGGGCCGCGCGTTCGGCGACGTGCCGCTGAACCTCGAGTACAAGCTCGAGGTGTGGGACTCCCCCAACTCGGCGGGCATCATCATCGACGCGGTGCGCGCGGCGAAGATCGCCAAGGACCGCGGCATCGGCGGCCCGATCCTGTCCGCGTCGTCCTACTTCATGAAGTCGCCGCCGGAGCAGTACGACGACTCGACCGCGCGTGATTCGGTCGACGCCTTCATCCGCGGCGAACTGGAGCGCTGA
- a CDS encoding SDR family oxidoreductase yields the protein MTDLPLALITGASRGIGAAIAHQLSPTHRLLLGGRDTDALAKVAEELPGAEPWQVDLTDAESLAAAASKIDRLDVLVHSAGVGKIGTVADSPSSVWRTNLEVNVIAVAELTRLLLPALRNANGHVVVINSGAGYTARPGWGPYAASKFAVRAFTDSLRAEEPGLRVTSIFPGRTDTDMQREARAQEGGDYEADKYLRPDSVATAVVTAVTATPEAHFTEIQVRPR from the coding sequence ATGACCGACCTCCCGCTCGCCCTGATCACCGGTGCCTCCCGGGGCATCGGCGCGGCCATCGCGCACCAGCTGTCCCCGACGCACCGCCTCCTCCTGGGCGGCCGCGACACCGACGCCCTGGCGAAGGTGGCCGAGGAACTCCCCGGCGCCGAGCCCTGGCAGGTCGACCTCACCGACGCTGAGTCTTTGGCAGCCGCCGCCAGCAAGATCGACCGCCTGGACGTGCTGGTCCACTCCGCGGGAGTCGGCAAGATCGGCACTGTCGCCGACTCGCCGTCCTCGGTCTGGCGTACGAATCTCGAGGTCAACGTCATCGCGGTCGCCGAACTGACCCGCCTGCTGCTGCCCGCCCTCCGCAACGCGAACGGCCACGTGGTCGTGATCAACTCCGGTGCCGGTTACACCGCTCGCCCGGGCTGGGGTCCTTACGCGGCAAGCAAATTCGCCGTCCGCGCGTTCACTGACTCACTTCGTGCCGAAGAACCGGGCCTGCGCGTGACGTCGATCTTCCCCGGCCGCACTGACACCGACATGCAACGCGAAGCCCGCGCCCAAGAAGGCGGCGACTACGAAGCCGACAAGTACCTGCGTCCGGACTCCGTGGCGACGGCCGTGGTCACCGCCGTGACCGCCACCCCGGAAGCCCACTTCACCGAAATCCAGGTCCGTCCCCGCTGA
- a CDS encoding PhoX family phosphatase encodes MSLEPGRLLPLFTAHSGGRSPITCEYRCGNACAHEAPNPTGNEYFGDIAKGVSRRGVFKAGAVMAAAAGGFAALSGTAAAATPAPLAKGRAVPGTDFTPVPPNKLDVVSIPDGYAQHVVIRWGDPVVPGAPKFDFRKQTAAAQAKQFGYNNDFVGLIPQDPLGLRNLLVVNHEYTTEVHLFPADQYDPANPTEEQVKIAWAAHGLSVLQTLRDPIGGALRTVPSPLNRRITLDTIFEVRGPAAGSKYLKTSADPSGKRVRGTQNNCSGGVTPWGTVLSGEENFHQYFAHADKVSDPTEAARLKRYAVGTGESTRKWERFDKRWDVSREPNEPNRFGWVVEIDPNDPHSTPVKHTALGRFKHEAANVKITADGRVAVYSGDDERFEYIYKFVSKGKYKKGNSALARRHNSALLDDGTLYVAKFSGNSPGEIDGSGKLPADGEFDGTGEWIPLASGEKSFVDGFTAEEVYVFTRQAADRAGATKMDRPEDIEPNPVNGRIYAALTNNSDRGAAGKAAPDEANPRTRNKNGHILEWDEDRGDSAATRFSWRLLLVCGDPATADTYFGGFPKDQVSPISCPDNVAFDPHGNLWISTDGNTLGANDGLFSVPVTGPERGHVKQFLSVPVGAETCGPVVTENLVLVAVQHPGEDAPSSANPTSHWPDGGSSQPRPAIVSVWKKGAFGLPGRIGRK; translated from the coding sequence GTGTCCCTGGAGCCCGGACGACTGCTGCCCTTGTTCACCGCGCATTCCGGCGGCCGGTCACCGATCACCTGCGAATACCGCTGCGGCAATGCCTGCGCGCACGAGGCCCCGAACCCGACCGGCAACGAGTACTTCGGCGACATCGCCAAGGGCGTCTCGCGGCGCGGCGTGTTCAAGGCCGGTGCGGTGATGGCCGCGGCCGCGGGCGGGTTCGCCGCGCTGTCCGGCACCGCCGCGGCAGCCACGCCAGCCCCGCTGGCGAAGGGCCGCGCGGTGCCCGGCACGGACTTCACGCCGGTGCCGCCGAACAAACTCGACGTCGTCAGCATCCCCGACGGCTACGCCCAGCACGTGGTGATCCGCTGGGGCGACCCGGTGGTCCCCGGCGCGCCGAAGTTCGACTTCCGCAAGCAGACCGCGGCGGCGCAGGCCAAGCAGTTCGGCTACAACAACGACTTCGTCGGCCTGATCCCGCAGGATCCGCTCGGCCTGCGCAACCTGCTGGTGGTCAACCACGAGTACACCACCGAGGTGCACCTGTTCCCGGCCGATCAGTACGACCCGGCCAACCCCACCGAGGAGCAGGTGAAGATCGCCTGGGCGGCACACGGATTGTCGGTGCTGCAGACGCTGCGCGACCCGATCGGCGGCGCGCTGCGCACCGTCCCGAGTCCGCTGAACAGGCGGATCACGCTCGACACGATCTTCGAGGTGCGCGGTCCGGCGGCCGGGTCGAAGTACCTCAAGACGTCGGCTGACCCGTCCGGAAAGCGCGTGCGCGGCACGCAGAACAACTGCTCCGGCGGCGTCACGCCGTGGGGCACCGTGCTGTCCGGCGAGGAGAACTTCCACCAGTACTTCGCTCACGCGGACAAGGTTTCCGATCCGACGGAGGCCGCGCGGCTCAAGCGGTACGCGGTCGGCACCGGCGAAAGCACGCGCAAGTGGGAGCGCTTCGACAAGCGCTGGGACGTCTCGCGCGAGCCCAACGAGCCCAACCGGTTCGGCTGGGTCGTGGAAATCGACCCGAACGATCCGCATTCCACGCCGGTGAAGCACACCGCGCTCGGCCGGTTCAAGCACGAGGCGGCGAACGTCAAGATCACCGCGGACGGCCGGGTTGCGGTGTACTCCGGTGACGACGAGCGGTTCGAATACATCTACAAATTCGTCTCAAAGGGCAAGTACAAGAAGGGGAATTCCGCGCTCGCCCGGCGGCACAACTCGGCGCTGCTCGACGACGGAACCCTGTACGTCGCCAAGTTCTCCGGCAACAGCCCGGGCGAGATCGACGGCTCCGGCAAGCTGCCCGCCGACGGCGAGTTCGACGGCACCGGCGAGTGGATTCCCCTTGCCAGCGGCGAAAAGTCCTTTGTGGACGGATTCACCGCAGAGGAGGTCTACGTGTTCACCCGCCAGGCCGCCGACCGCGCCGGGGCGACCAAAATGGACCGTCCGGAGGACATCGAGCCGAACCCGGTCAACGGCCGGATCTACGCCGCGCTCACCAACAACTCCGACCGCGGCGCGGCGGGCAAGGCGGCCCCGGACGAGGCGAACCCGCGCACCCGCAACAAAAACGGGCACATCCTCGAATGGGACGAGGACCGCGGCGACAGTGCCGCGACCCGGTTCTCCTGGCGGCTGCTGCTCGTCTGCGGCGACCCGGCCACGGCCGACACCTACTTCGGCGGTTTCCCGAAGGACCAGGTCAGCCCGATCTCGTGCCCGGACAACGTGGCCTTCGACCCGCACGGCAACCTGTGGATCTCCACCGACGGCAACACCCTCGGCGCGAATGACGGCCTCTTCTCGGTTCCGGTGACCGGCCCCGAGCGCGGGCACGTGAAGCAGTTCCTGTCCGTGCCGGTCGGCGCCGAGACGTGCGGTCCGGTCGTCACCGAAAACCTCGTGCTCGTCGCGGTGCAGCATCCCGGCGAGGACGCGCCGAGTTCGGCGAACCCGACCTCGCACTGGCCGGACGGCGGCAGCTCTCAGCCGAGGCCCGCGATCGTGTCCGTGTGGAAGAAGGGCGCCTTCGGATTGCCGGGCCGGATCGGCCGCAAGTAA
- a CDS encoding amidohydrolase family protein, giving the protein MSRRFHAPVVLPADPSCSLLRDAVVDVDDEGRISFVGPASAAPEFAGEETRLTGILLPGLVNSHAHSPMTLLRGMGGDLPLLRWLREIIWPTEAKLKPADVRTGMLLGSVEMLRHGVTTSAEMYFEGEQLVDAVLTTGGRVLVAPPVIELPGMDWRATLAAIDRWIDADGLRFGPGERIELGYGPHSAYMLNPDGLRATAESAAARGALVQIHVAEAAAEDLEQRKEFGSVPKLLDSLGMFNGRTLAAHSVHLSDEDIAIFAARGVGMAHCPGSNAKLASGIARIKDLRAAGVAIGLGTDGPASNDDIDLWEELQLTAMLARLANDDSTVVTAKDVFLMATRGGAEALGRHDLGVLEPGRWADLVHVDLDDPAFAAGLDVPDEQLLANLVWAAGSRRVRDVWVAGEQVVAEAEPTRVDRREIQATVADTAARLRA; this is encoded by the coding sequence ATGTCGCGTCGATTCCATGCCCCGGTAGTTCTGCCCGCCGACCCGTCCTGCTCGCTGCTCCGCGACGCCGTCGTGGATGTCGACGACGAGGGCCGGATTTCGTTCGTCGGACCGGCTTCGGCCGCGCCGGAGTTCGCCGGCGAGGAGACCCGGCTGACCGGAATCCTGTTGCCCGGCTTGGTGAACTCGCACGCGCACAGCCCGATGACGCTGCTGCGCGGGATGGGCGGCGACCTGCCGCTGCTGCGCTGGCTGCGCGAGATCATCTGGCCGACCGAGGCGAAGCTGAAGCCCGCCGACGTGCGCACCGGCATGCTGCTCGGGTCGGTCGAAATGCTCCGGCACGGCGTGACGACCAGTGCGGAAATGTATTTCGAGGGCGAACAGCTCGTCGACGCGGTGCTGACGACCGGCGGCCGGGTGCTCGTCGCGCCGCCGGTGATCGAGCTGCCCGGGATGGACTGGCGCGCGACGCTGGCGGCGATCGACCGCTGGATCGACGCCGACGGGCTGCGGTTCGGCCCAGGGGAACGGATCGAGCTGGGTTACGGCCCGCATTCGGCGTACATGCTGAACCCGGACGGGCTGCGGGCGACCGCGGAATCCGCGGCGGCGCGGGGTGCGCTCGTGCAGATTCACGTCGCCGAGGCGGCGGCGGAGGATCTGGAGCAGCGCAAGGAGTTCGGGTCGGTGCCGAAGCTGCTGGATTCGCTGGGAATGTTCAACGGACGGACGCTGGCGGCGCATTCGGTGCATTTGTCGGATGAGGACATCGCGATCTTCGCCGCTCGCGGGGTCGGGATGGCGCACTGCCCCGGCTCGAACGCGAAGCTGGCTTCTGGCATCGCGCGGATCAAGGACTTGCGCGCGGCCGGGGTCGCGATCGGGCTCGGCACCGACGGTCCGGCCTCGAACGACGACATCGACCTCTGGGAAGAGCTGCAGCTGACGGCGATGCTGGCGCGGTTGGCCAACGACGATTCGACCGTGGTGACCGCCAAGGACGTGTTCCTGATGGCCACCCGCGGCGGTGCCGAAGCGCTCGGCCGCCACGACCTCGGCGTGCTGGAGCCGGGCCGCTGGGCCGACCTGGTGCACGTCGACCTCGACGACCCGGCGTTCGCCGCCGGTCTGGACGTGCCGGACGAGCAGTTGCTGGCGAACCTCGTGTGGGCGGCCGGTTCGCGCCGGGTGCGGGACGTGTGGGTCGCGGGCGAGCAGGTCGTCGCCGAGGCCGAGCCGACTCGGGTTGACCGGCGCGAGATCCAGGCGACGGTGGCCGACACCGCCGCCCGGCTGCGCGCCTGA